From the genome of Nitrospinota bacterium, one region includes:
- the gpmI gene encoding 2,3-bisphosphoglycerate-independent phosphoglycerate mutase, with protein MVENKHLPVVLCILDGWGKSESDVGNAIVQGKTPVFDDIDLKFPPTSINASSRFVGLPDGQMGNSEVGHLNIGAGRLVLQTLPMINTAISDGTFFTNPVIDLGMKKALESGKGYHLLGLVSYGGVHSHIDHIEAFIKKAGDMGLEKVFIHSLMDGRDTPPDSGLGYMQSLMERLKKHGVGKVATVGGRYYGMDRDKRWERVESAFRAIVHGESDYIERDPVEAVRKSYGRGETDEFIKPTVIADSSGNPLGKMGDGDIVQLFNFRADRVRQITAALFQKDFDQFDRGEMPLLQVRTITEYDETFHLPVAFDVKQPRNNLGEYLSGLGIKQFRTAETEKYAHVTFFFNGGVETPYPGEVRKLIPSPKVATYDLQPEMSAEKVADEVVKAVRSGEYRLITVNFANGDMVGHTGVWEAALKAVGTVDACVGRVKRAVEEAGGWLIITADHGNIEEMIGKNGEPITSHSTNVVPFYIVGPKALKLRDGGGALCDIAPTVLDLMGLKQPEEMTGVSLIKK; from the coding sequence GTGGTCGAAAATAAACATCTCCCGGTAGTTCTCTGCATTCTTGACGGATGGGGAAAGAGCGAGTCCGATGTTGGCAACGCCATAGTCCAGGGTAAAACCCCTGTTTTTGATGACATAGATCTAAAGTTTCCGCCAACTTCTATAAACGCCTCTTCGCGATTCGTTGGGCTTCCTGACGGGCAGATGGGGAACTCCGAAGTCGGGCATCTGAACATCGGCGCCGGGAGGCTGGTACTTCAGACATTGCCGATGATAAACACAGCTATTTCTGACGGGACGTTCTTCACCAATCCTGTCATTGATCTTGGCATGAAAAAGGCGCTTGAAAGCGGAAAAGGGTATCACCTTCTTGGTCTGGTCTCTTATGGCGGTGTTCATAGCCACATTGATCACATTGAGGCGTTCATAAAAAAAGCGGGCGACATGGGGCTGGAAAAGGTGTTCATTCACTCCCTGATGGACGGGAGGGATACACCGCCGGACAGCGGCCTCGGCTATATGCAGAGCCTTATGGAGAGATTGAAAAAGCATGGCGTCGGCAAGGTAGCGACAGTCGGAGGCCGGTATTACGGCATGGATAGGGATAAAAGGTGGGAGCGGGTTGAATCGGCGTTTCGCGCCATCGTACATGGTGAATCGGATTATATTGAACGTGACCCGGTCGAGGCGGTGAGAAAATCGTATGGGCGAGGGGAGACGGATGAATTCATCAAGCCGACAGTGATTGCCGACAGTTCCGGTAATCCGCTTGGGAAGATGGGGGATGGCGATATCGTACAGCTTTTCAATTTCCGGGCGGACCGGGTGAGACAGATAACGGCGGCTCTGTTCCAGAAGGACTTTGATCAGTTCGACAGGGGAGAGATGCCTCTACTGCAGGTACGTACCATCACTGAGTACGATGAGACCTTCCATCTTCCGGTTGCCTTCGACGTAAAACAGCCGAGGAACAATCTGGGGGAGTACCTTTCCGGTTTGGGGATAAAACAGTTCCGCACCGCAGAAACGGAGAAGTATGCGCACGTAACGTTCTTTTTCAACGGCGGGGTTGAAACCCCATATCCGGGTGAGGTTAGGAAGCTTATCCCCTCCCCAAAAGTCGCTACATACGATCTCCAACCGGAGATGAGCGCCGAAAAGGTTGCTGACGAAGTGGTCAAGGCGGTACGGTCGGGAGAGTATCGGTTGATAACGGTCAATTTTGCCAACGGGGACATGGTTGGGCATACAGGTGTATGGGAAGCGGCCTTGAAAGCGGTTGGTACAGTTGACGCCTGCGTCGGAAGGGTAAAACGGGCCGTCGAGGAAGCTGGCGGATGGCTGATAATCACTGCCGACCACGGGAACATTGAAGAGATGATAGGCAAAAACGGGGAACCTATAACCTCCCACAGCACGAATGTAGTCCCTTTTTATATTGTCGGGCCGAAGGCTCTGAAACTGAGGGATGGAGGAGGGGCGCTTTGCGATATAGCTCCAACAGTTCTTGATCTGATGGGGCTGAAACAGCCGGAAGAGATGACCGGCGTTTCATTGATAAAAAAGTAA
- the rpsT gene encoding 30S ribosomal protein S20, producing MIRHKSPQKRAKQDAKRQQRNQGYKSNVATATKKVLALVKEGDKAKAQEEFKRAQSLIDQTATKGVLHKKTVARRVARIARNIATMS from the coding sequence ATGATACGACATAAATCGCCTCAGAAACGGGCTAAACAGGATGCGAAACGCCAGCAGCGGAATCAGGGCTATAAAAGCAATGTTGCGACAGCTACCAAAAAGGTGCTGGCGCTGGTAAAAGAAGGGGACAAGGCAAAAGCTCAGGAGGAGTTCAAAAGAGCTCAATCCCTTATCGATCAGACTGCTACCAAAGGTGTATTACACAAGAAAACCGTCGCAAGGAGAGTGGCAAGAATCGCGCGAAACATCGCCACAATGTCCTGA
- a CDS encoding cytochrome C oxidase subunit II has product MSINVPEKYWWDVPMDKDEKTWMTVSLVWALLLTALMPWWHFVGEQNVSSEYYKVTAEQFDRQTDAFIEQYQVGEEAGIAVVAPPANADVFIRASSYSWEPILKLKKGQTYRVHLSSVDLNHGFSVQPVNMNFQVVPGWDHVLKITPTTSGDFFIVCNEFCGIGHHTMIGKIIVES; this is encoded by the coding sequence ATGAGCATTAACGTACCGGAGAAATACTGGTGGGACGTGCCCATGGACAAGGACGAAAAGACATGGATGACCGTCTCACTAGTTTGGGCTTTGCTTCTTACCGCATTGATGCCTTGGTGGCACTTTGTCGGTGAGCAAAACGTATCCAGTGAGTATTACAAAGTAACAGCAGAACAATTTGACAGGCAGACCGATGCCTTCATCGAACAGTACCAGGTTGGAGAAGAGGCTGGCATCGCGGTTGTCGCGCCACCAGCAAACGCTGATGTTTTTATCAGGGCATCATCGTACTCCTGGGAGCCGATTCTTAAGCTGAAAAAGGGACAGACATACCGTGTCCACCTTTCTTCGGTTGACCTGAACCACGGCTTCTCTGTTCAGCCGGTTAACATGAACTTCCAGGTTGTTCCGGGTTGGGACCATGTCCTTAAAATAACCCCGACCACATCTGGCGACTTCTTTATAGTTTGTAACGAATTTTGCGGCATCGGACACCACACGATGATCGGAAAAATCATAGTTGAGTCTTAG
- a CDS encoding cbb3-type cytochrome c oxidase subunit I — MSDNFRTCATTGLKVHLPAQRLIMVNAVTAVVFLLVGGILGLLMLLTRWQAIHLLPEAFFYRLLTLHGIAVLIAWIIYFEMAVLYFAGAVLLNARLAVPWLAWVQYLLMTVGGAMITVEVLLGRADVMFTSYVPLMAHHLYYLGVILFAVGALIGCFVFFATIAMAKVEKTYEGSLPLVVYGAFAAAAIAVLVLAHGAIVMIPTWLWSLGLIPMMDPEIYRLVFWAFGHSSQQINLCAMIAVWYLLATLTVGATPVSEKYCRTAFIFYILFVLIPSEHHVLVDPGLSSAHKEWNTGYFMHLAIMASMMHAFSVPAAVEVALRRKGYTKGAFEWLKKAPWGNPGFSSLAISLFCFGFIGGITGVVYGTEQINIIAHNTLRIPGHFHGTVVGGTTLAFMGITYYVLPLIGLREIAFQKLAAIQPYLFGIGAIVFSSAMMFVGGFGVSRRHWDMYGADAPFQVSYDAMANVGLLVMGVGGIVMVLGGALFCVIAVATLLIGKKVPA, encoded by the coding sequence ATGTCTGATAATTTCAGGACCTGTGCTACTACAGGGCTAAAAGTGCACCTTCCGGCACAGAGGCTGATTATGGTCAACGCCGTAACAGCAGTTGTATTTCTGCTGGTCGGCGGTATTCTTGGCCTTCTCATGCTTCTTACACGCTGGCAGGCAATACACCTTTTACCGGAAGCGTTTTTCTATCGCTTGCTGACACTGCACGGAATTGCAGTTCTTATCGCATGGATAATATATTTTGAAATGGCGGTTCTGTATTTCGCCGGAGCAGTTCTGCTCAACGCCCGCTTGGCTGTGCCATGGCTTGCGTGGGTGCAGTACCTCCTTATGACCGTTGGCGGCGCTATGATAACCGTTGAAGTTCTTCTTGGAAGAGCCGACGTTATGTTCACCTCCTATGTTCCGCTGATGGCGCATCACCTCTACTACCTTGGGGTTATCCTCTTTGCAGTAGGCGCTCTTATCGGATGTTTCGTATTCTTTGCCACTATCGCAATGGCAAAAGTCGAAAAAACATATGAAGGTTCGCTTCCGCTGGTTGTTTACGGCGCGTTTGCCGCAGCAGCCATCGCAGTACTTGTTCTTGCTCACGGCGCCATCGTCATGATTCCTACATGGCTCTGGTCGCTCGGCCTTATCCCGATGATGGATCCTGAAATTTACAGGCTTGTCTTCTGGGCATTCGGCCACTCGTCACAGCAGATCAACCTCTGTGCGATGATCGCTGTTTGGTACCTCCTGGCTACCCTTACTGTCGGCGCAACACCCGTCAGCGAGAAGTACTGCAGGACCGCGTTTATCTTCTACATCCTTTTCGTTCTTATTCCTTCAGAGCATCACGTTCTGGTTGATCCGGGCCTCAGCTCGGCTCACAAGGAGTGGAACACAGGCTACTTCATGCACCTTGCCATTATGGCTTCCATGATGCACGCCTTCTCCGTACCTGCGGCTGTTGAAGTTGCGCTAAGGAGAAAGGGATACACCAAAGGCGCGTTTGAGTGGCTCAAGAAGGCTCCATGGGGCAACCCAGGGTTCTCATCTCTTGCCATTTCACTCTTCTGCTTTGGTTTCATTGGCGGAATTACCGGTGTTGTTTACGGTACTGAGCAGATCAACATCATTGCTCACAACACCCTCAGGATTCCTGGTCACTTCCATGGAACAGTAGTTGGCGGTACCACTCTGGCCTTTATGGGTATTACATATTATGTTCTCCCATTGATCGGTCTTAGGGAAATTGCCTTCCAGAAACTTGCTGCAATTCAGCCTTACCTCTTCGGCATCGGCGCTATCGTATTCTCGAGCGCGATGATGTTCGTTGGTGGATTCGGCGTATCGCGCAGGCACTGGGATATGTACGGTGCAGACGCACCGTTCCAAGTAAGCTACGATGCTATGGCTAACGTGGGACTTCTGGTTATGGGTGTTGGCGGAATCGTAATGGTTCTCGGTGGTGCGCTCTTCTGCGTTATCGCCGTCGCTACGCTTTTAATCGGCAAAAAGGTCCCTGCTTAA
- a CDS encoding SCO family protein yields MSALLFTFFVSDGSTAEMPMNHIDMNTIEMSDTEKVIERSESSIGRTINNYRLVTQDGEHLMFHSLKGKIVLLDFIYLDCPDMCIMMSYSLQDLMDKMDPSLLGKFVILSVSFNPIKDTPEKLKAYGLDFTSDFSNWHFVTASLNSIADMVEELGFTYKKDDDGFSHLNRLTLFGADGKVMKHFYGTDFSPKEVEASIKDALAGNLVPTKFSLFLNKVVLSCSYYDARNNVYKTDYLLIGTYIIEYALILLTLLLFFREQITNFFSRYKHKSDKSHTG; encoded by the coding sequence TTGTCCGCACTTCTGTTCACCTTTTTTGTCTCCGACGGCTCAACGGCCGAAATGCCCATGAATCACATCGACATGAACACCATTGAGATGTCCGACACTGAAAAGGTTATTGAACGATCCGAATCTTCCATAGGACGAACCATCAACAACTATCGGCTGGTTACTCAGGATGGGGAACACTTAATGTTCCATAGCCTTAAGGGGAAGATAGTCCTGCTTGATTTCATCTATCTTGATTGCCCTGATATGTGCATCATGATGTCCTACTCTCTGCAGGATCTGATGGATAAAATGGACCCGTCACTGCTTGGAAAATTTGTTATCCTTTCTGTAAGCTTCAATCCCATCAAGGATACACCTGAAAAACTTAAAGCATATGGGCTTGACTTCACTTCCGATTTCAGCAATTGGCATTTCGTGACTGCAAGCCTCAATTCCATTGCCGACATGGTCGAAGAGCTTGGCTTCACATATAAAAAAGACGATGACGGTTTCAGCCATCTCAACAGGCTTACCTTGTTCGGAGCCGATGGAAAAGTAATGAAACATTTTTACGGAACTGATTTCTCCCCAAAAGAAGTTGAGGCTTCCATAAAGGACGCTTTGGCTGGCAACCTCGTGCCTACCAAGTTTTCCCTCTTTTTAAACAAGGTTGTACTCTCATGTTCGTACTACGACGCAAGAAATAACGTCTACAAAACCGACTATCTGCTGATAGGCACCTACATCATCGAGTATGCACTGATACTTCTAACGCTACTGTTATTTTTTCGAGAACAGATCACAAATTTTTTCTCCAGATACAAGCACAAATCTGACAAAAGTCATACAGGCTGA
- a CDS encoding cytochrome b N-terminal domain-containing protein, translated as MKQFKATRKRLIPALLRPGYSLIIFLQEILNKLFTPILNPMYLLGATNFLLFWILLATGGYLFLFYDMSPERTYESVQYLTIDQKYYGGIIRSFHRYASDLMLVTLTFHVFHVLFMDRFRKTRMLAWFTGVAIIPTFWVTGLSGYFLVWDQKAQLIATYAAEALDMLPISAEPISRNLLSNSSVNSMIFFVMTFMHIAVPIGILILAWVHCMRVSKPLLGPPQGLAIPIFAFFLALSLLKPAVSLEHADLSVLITKMEIDWFYMFPIAIPELFDISFGKVLSIIIASLALLFVLPLFIKDPPKDEEEMEDEDVKKKPASI; from the coding sequence ATGAAACAATTTAAAGCTACCAGGAAAAGACTGATACCAGCTCTGCTCAGACCGGGATATTCCTTGATAATCTTTCTTCAGGAAATACTGAATAAGCTTTTCACTCCGATTCTTAACCCCATGTATCTTCTCGGAGCAACCAACTTTCTGCTCTTCTGGATTCTACTGGCTACTGGCGGTTACCTTTTCCTCTTTTACGACATGTCTCCTGAGAGAACCTATGAATCGGTTCAATACCTTACCATCGACCAGAAATATTACGGCGGCATTATAAGATCGTTTCACAGGTATGCCTCCGATCTGATGCTTGTAACATTAACTTTCCATGTTTTCCATGTCCTCTTTATGGACAGGTTCCGCAAAACCAGGATGCTGGCGTGGTTTACCGGCGTGGCTATTATTCCGACTTTCTGGGTAACCGGCCTTAGTGGATATTTCCTTGTCTGGGATCAAAAAGCTCAATTAATTGCCACATACGCGGCAGAGGCGCTCGATATGCTACCGATATCCGCGGAACCTATTTCCCGAAACTTGCTGTCCAATTCATCCGTGAATTCCATGATCTTTTTCGTTATGACATTCATGCACATAGCGGTTCCAATCGGTATACTTATACTTGCATGGGTTCACTGTATGAGGGTATCAAAACCGCTCCTTGGGCCGCCTCAGGGGCTTGCAATACCGATCTTTGCGTTCTTCCTTGCCCTCTCCCTGTTGAAACCGGCCGTAAGCCTTGAACACGCCGATCTTTCCGTACTCATCACGAAAATGGAAATCGACTGGTTCTACATGTTCCCAATAGCGATCCCCGAGCTTTTTGATATCAGTTTCGGGAAAGTGCTTTCAATCATAATCGCATCGCTCGCTTTGCTTTTTGTTCTCCCCCTGTTCATTAAAGACCCTCCTAAAGACGAGGAAGAAATGGAAGACGAGGACGTAAAAAAAAAGCCCGCAAGCATCTAG
- a CDS encoding hydrogenase iron-sulfur subunit has product MLCLTACDYNAIYLEDQTQKDFLHEIKNRIAAAQSTQPKSEPVITVFICERSVDLGSILTPDLKQMSNIEGMPAIPVTCVGVINETIIKDTFEFGAGGMIVVGCRTLDCHYREGMRQEESIIGKYDAMGHDHEHKSKLFILRVSPLDVKALEDEIRNIKKELKGEKHHAS; this is encoded by the coding sequence ATGCTTTGCCTGACGGCTTGCGATTACAACGCGATTTATCTTGAGGATCAAACTCAAAAGGATTTTCTGCACGAGATCAAGAACCGGATAGCCGCGGCACAATCCACACAACCGAAATCGGAACCGGTTATCACCGTTTTCATATGTGAAAGGAGCGTAGACCTGGGAAGCATCTTGACGCCAGACTTAAAGCAGATGAGCAATATCGAAGGGATGCCTGCCATCCCGGTAACATGCGTCGGCGTAATAAACGAGACCATCATAAAGGATACATTCGAATTTGGAGCAGGCGGCATGATCGTTGTCGGGTGCCGAACCCTGGACTGTCATTATCGCGAAGGGATGAGGCAGGAAGAAAGCATTATTGGCAAATACGACGCAATGGGACACGACCATGAACACAAATCCAAACTGTTCATACTGCGGGTCTCGCCTCTTGACGTAAAGGCCCTGGAAGACGAAATTAGAAACATAAAAAAGGAATTGAAAGGAGAAAAACATCATGCCTCTTAA
- a CDS encoding ATP-binding protein: MIRLLKAIIPRLQTFFSGSGEDLSPQQQSAKRQLRRVAAFGLVIFFTIVITAQLLFQGNRAEIPVANNLLILFLLNINIILLIVMVVLVGRNLVKLYLEREGKAFVKKFQTKLVISFITITLIPSLLLFIVASGLITNSVDNWFNETVEDSLKDSLEVAETLYTSSEQAVSVKASKLAQYIQEKRMLKAENAVYLKNTVSKSIEEYDVERVIVFDKNFEELAHSVKPGIVKMKPMIFDPTSYFELEKGTTIHKTKIGKGSSNVYSLAPIMEKGGALDGAVFLANSIDRSVVEKINAITKTFDEYKQLKLQKFPIKAIYEVTLLLITMLIFFAAIWYGFYLAREITVPIYKLAEAMEKVTEGNLTVRLEERSKDEIGFLINSFNRMTAELESSRSDLVVINMELDRRRKYIETILAKITTGVVSVDNRGRVTTFNSAATMILKIKENEPIGKYYEDVLDSLRLEPVRSLMREMGKGERESIEMEVKVTIDDVQRTLLVHVSTLKDVGGSFLGLAVVFDDLTALINAQKTAAWRDIAQFMAHEIKNPLTPIRLNTERLIRQYKQGSTNFSKIFESSTRAIIQEVDVLKKLVDEFRKFAQLPEAKPTMVPLHEIISDVIGMYKGANPDIKISHDFDASIGLVRLDAEQIHRVFRNLIENSIDAITGSGGIGEIDVQTRKDTQNNRILIEIQDTGPGIDANDLDKIFLPYFSLKKKGSGLGLAIVNRIIADHEGHIRVKNRSPHGTIMAIDFPIV, from the coding sequence ATGATCCGGCTTTTAAAAGCCATTATCCCCAGGCTCCAAACTTTCTTTTCCGGTAGCGGGGAAGATCTCTCTCCGCAACAACAGTCGGCAAAGAGACAGCTTCGCAGGGTAGCCGCGTTCGGGCTTGTTATATTTTTCACTATCGTAATTACCGCGCAGCTGCTGTTTCAGGGGAACCGAGCGGAAATCCCGGTAGCCAATAATCTCCTGATCCTTTTCCTCCTGAACATCAATATTATCCTCCTTATTGTCATGGTGGTTCTCGTAGGGCGAAACCTTGTAAAACTCTACCTTGAGAGGGAAGGGAAAGCCTTTGTAAAGAAGTTCCAAACAAAACTGGTAATCTCGTTCATCACGATAACCCTGATACCGTCGCTCCTTCTGTTCATCGTTGCCAGCGGACTGATTACCAACAGCGTGGATAACTGGTTCAATGAAACAGTAGAGGATTCACTGAAGGATTCTCTGGAAGTTGCCGAAACGCTTTACACAAGTTCGGAGCAGGCCGTATCGGTAAAGGCTTCAAAGCTTGCCCAGTACATACAGGAAAAAAGAATGCTGAAGGCGGAAAACGCCGTCTACCTGAAAAATACCGTCAGCAAGAGTATCGAGGAGTATGACGTTGAGCGGGTGATAGTATTCGACAAGAATTTCGAGGAGCTAGCGCATTCGGTAAAGCCAGGCATTGTGAAAATGAAGCCGATGATATTCGACCCGACTTCCTATTTTGAACTGGAGAAGGGGACAACTATCCATAAGACTAAGATCGGGAAGGGCTCTTCCAATGTATATTCGCTCGCTCCAATAATGGAAAAGGGGGGGGCGCTTGACGGCGCGGTTTTTCTGGCGAATTCAATAGACAGATCAGTCGTGGAAAAGATCAACGCAATTACCAAAACGTTCGACGAGTACAAGCAGTTAAAGCTCCAGAAATTTCCGATCAAGGCCATTTATGAAGTTACTCTGCTTCTAATAACGATGCTGATTTTCTTCGCGGCGATATGGTACGGATTCTATCTTGCAAGAGAGATCACGGTCCCTATATACAAGCTTGCGGAGGCGATGGAGAAGGTAACCGAAGGAAATCTAACGGTAAGGCTCGAAGAGAGATCAAAGGATGAAATCGGATTCCTCATCAACTCCTTTAACAGGATGACAGCGGAGCTTGAGTCGTCAAGGTCGGACCTTGTGGTTATCAATATGGAACTGGATAGGCGTCGAAAATATATAGAGACCATTCTAGCGAAGATCACGACCGGCGTTGTTTCTGTCGATAACCGTGGGAGAGTGACTACCTTTAACAGCGCGGCAACAATGATATTGAAGATCAAGGAGAACGAACCGATCGGAAAATATTATGAGGACGTGCTCGACTCCCTGAGGCTGGAACCTGTGAGAAGCCTGATGCGCGAAATGGGGAAAGGGGAAAGGGAGTCCATTGAAATGGAAGTGAAAGTGACGATTGACGATGTGCAAAGGACGCTTTTGGTGCATGTCTCGACATTGAAGGACGTAGGAGGGAGTTTTCTCGGTCTTGCCGTGGTGTTCGACGATCTGACGGCGTTAATAAACGCTCAAAAGACCGCCGCCTGGCGCGATATAGCCCAGTTCATGGCCCATGAAATAAAAAACCCGTTAACGCCTATCAGGCTTAATACGGAAAGGCTTATAAGGCAATATAAGCAGGGATCAACCAATTTCAGCAAGATATTTGAAAGTTCAACCCGCGCGATCATCCAGGAGGTTGATGTTCTGAAAAAACTTGTGGACGAATTTAGAAAGTTTGCCCAATTGCCCGAAGCGAAGCCGACCATGGTGCCACTGCATGAAATTATCAGCGACGTGATCGGGATGTACAAAGGCGCAAATCCGGATATCAAAATATCCCACGACTTTGACGCATCGATAGGCCTGGTGCGGCTTGATGCGGAACAGATTCATCGCGTATTCAGAAACCTCATCGAAAATTCCATAGACGCGATAACCGGGAGCGGCGGGATTGGCGAAATAGATGTGCAGACTAGAAAGGATACGCAGAATAACAGGATATTAATTGAGATACAGGATACCGGCCCGGGAATCGACGCAAATGATCTGGATAAAATATTTCTCCCCTATTTTTCGCTGAAGAAAAAAGGTTCCGGGTTGGGTTTGGCAATAGTGAACAGGATAATTGCCGACCATGAGGGACACATAAGGGTTAAGAACCGATCGCCTCATGGAACGATAATGGCGATCGATTTCCCCATAGTCTAA
- a CDS encoding DUF4390 domain-containing protein has protein sequence MILLAISVTALPGIANASKPQIVNINVKERFERLFVSANLDGAFSKSVKEALISGMPVCFSYNINLKKSRMLFWDKNEKSLRIHKIVKYNSFTKEFNGFEVVSEKAPNPVEFEKKLSAMMDMTSKSPFSEKPTAMWDKTGQYHVFKDIFALEMWMDNVRNVYIGKTGNYSSKGKYYVQVKAELASRPAQNALNYLFYFMPFLDLDTPWESSKAFMMKGAGNLSTRLAGSVTQ, from the coding sequence TTGATATTATTGGCAATATCAGTTACAGCTTTGCCAGGAATTGCGAATGCTTCCAAACCCCAGATAGTAAATATCAATGTAAAGGAGCGCTTTGAGAGGCTCTTCGTTTCTGCCAACCTTGATGGTGCGTTCAGCAAGAGTGTAAAAGAGGCCCTGATCTCCGGAATGCCGGTTTGTTTTTCATACAACATCAACTTGAAGAAATCCCGCATGCTGTTCTGGGATAAAAACGAGAAAAGCCTCAGGATCCACAAAATCGTAAAGTACAACTCATTTACGAAAGAGTTTAACGGTTTTGAAGTGGTATCGGAAAAAGCGCCGAATCCCGTTGAATTTGAAAAAAAGCTGTCAGCCATGATGGATATGACCTCCAAATCGCCTTTTTCCGAAAAGCCGACCGCGATGTGGGATAAGACCGGTCAGTATCATGTGTTCAAGGACATCTTTGCCCTTGAGATGTGGATGGATAATGTTCGGAACGTTTATATCGGCAAGACCGGGAATTACTCCTCCAAAGGGAAGTATTATGTGCAAGTAAAGGCTGAGCTGGCCTCCAGGCCGGCCCAGAACGCGCTTAATTACCTTTTTTATTTCATGCCGTTTCTCGATCTTGATACTCCCTGGGAGAGCTCAAAGGCTTTCATGATGAAAGGTGCAGGCAACCTGTCAACAAGATTGGCGGGTAGCGTAACTCAATGA
- the glgC gene encoding glucose-1-phosphate adenylyltransferase, whose protein sequence is MILAGGQGERLKPLTNDRAKPAVPFGGRYRIIDFVLSNFINSNIFKIKILTQFKSDSLNKHLASGWQLSPRFGLYIDPVPAQMRTGNNWYRGTADAIYQNLNLIYDENPDYVFIFGGDHIYRMDVRQMLTFHIANEADLTIAAIPKPVELARSYGVLEVDNNWKIIGFQEKPENPVEIPGNPGMALVSMGNYIFNRESLIEWVTVDAEKETAHDFGKNIITSNYKNNAVYAYDFSQNSIPGFEDKERGYWHDVGNLDEYYAASMELVDVTPVINLYNENWPVYTFNPPHPPAKFVFADKDRMGIATDSVVSEGCIISGGRVNRCVLSPTVRINSYTLVEDSVLMEGVNVGRHCKIRKTIIDKFVTIPPNTDIGYNLDEDRRRFFVTDSGIVVISKKAVL, encoded by the coding sequence ATGATTCTGGCAGGCGGACAGGGAGAGAGACTCAAACCGCTTACAAACGACAGAGCAAAGCCTGCCGTCCCTTTTGGAGGGCGGTACCGCATCATTGACTTCGTTCTAAGCAACTTCATAAACTCCAATATATTCAAGATAAAGATACTGACCCAGTTCAAATCCGACTCGCTGAACAAACATCTGGCAAGCGGATGGCAGCTCTCCCCTCGTTTCGGCCTTTACATAGACCCCGTGCCTGCACAGATGCGAACTGGCAACAATTGGTACCGCGGTACGGCTGACGCAATATACCAAAACCTGAACCTTATCTACGATGAAAACCCGGATTACGTCTTCATTTTCGGAGGAGATCACATTTACAGAATGGATGTTCGCCAGATGCTGACTTTTCATATCGCAAACGAAGCGGACCTTACGATTGCCGCTATTCCCAAACCGGTAGAACTTGCCCGCTCATACGGTGTACTGGAGGTGGATAACAACTGGAAGATTATCGGCTTTCAGGAAAAACCGGAAAACCCGGTGGAGATACCGGGAAATCCGGGGATGGCCCTTGTCTCAATGGGGAATTACATCTTCAACAGGGAAAGCCTGATCGAGTGGGTAACCGTAGATGCGGAGAAGGAGACCGCGCACGATTTTGGAAAAAACATCATTACCTCAAACTATAAAAACAATGCCGTGTATGCGTACGATTTCTCCCAAAACTCGATTCCGGGATTTGAAGACAAGGAGAGAGGATACTGGCACGATGTAGGCAATCTTGATGAATATTACGCGGCATCCATGGAACTTGTAGACGTCACACCGGTTATAAATCTCTACAATGAAAACTGGCCTGTATATACATTCAACCCGCCTCACCCGCCGGCAAAATTTGTGTTCGCGGACAAGGATAGAATGGGTATCGCCACCGATTCGGTGGTTTCCGAAGGCTGCATTATTTCAGGAGGGAGGGTAAACAGATGCGTTCTCTCCCCTACTGTAAGGATCAATTCCTATACGCTGGTGGAAGACTCAGTCCTGATGGAGGGGGTCAATGTCGGACGACATTGCAAGATCCGGAAGACAATTATCGACAAATTCGTGACCATACCCCCAAACACTGATATCGGATACAATTTGGACGAAGACAGGAGACGTTTTTTTGTTACGGATTCCGGCATTGTCGTGATCTCGAAAAAAGCCGTGCTTTAA